From a single Streptomyces misionensis genomic region:
- a CDS encoding phosphotransferase, translated as MPRPCVPPPAPPVGALLRLYDTAGTAVACEPVDQGLLNRGYRLCTTRGRYFLKHHFDPDTADPAAIERRHRATQRLADLGVPVAVPLAHREGRTVAVIGGHAYALHPWIDGGHRDGGQLTRSESARLGALLGAVHACLERVMPPKARTRPAAGPHPVRSADPADTFDLIGRLLARVRRHRPADAFDALARHRLLERRALLERHADRRPPPGGPVGWVHGDFHPFNLLYKDGAPAAIVDWDRLGVQPRAEEAVRAAAIFFVRPEGTLDLPKVRAYARAYRRAAGATSAELSAAVHRVWWERLNDFWMLRWHYERGDTRADCQFPAASALAVWWTRQYDAVCEAFTR; from the coding sequence GTGCCGCGCCCTTGTGTACCACCCCCCGCGCCCCCGGTGGGCGCCCTTCTACGCCTTTACGACACCGCAGGTACCGCTGTGGCCTGCGAACCGGTCGACCAGGGCCTGCTCAATCGCGGCTACCGGCTGTGCACCACGCGCGGCCGCTATTTCCTCAAGCACCACTTCGATCCCGACACCGCCGACCCGGCCGCCATCGAACGCCGGCACCGGGCCACCCAGCGCCTGGCCGACCTGGGCGTCCCGGTCGCCGTGCCGCTCGCGCACCGCGAGGGACGCACCGTCGCCGTGATCGGCGGGCACGCCTACGCCCTGCACCCCTGGATCGACGGCGGGCACCGCGACGGCGGCCAGCTCACCCGCTCGGAGAGCGCCCGCCTCGGGGCGCTGCTCGGCGCCGTGCACGCCTGTCTGGAGCGCGTGATGCCGCCCAAGGCGCGCACCCGCCCGGCCGCCGGACCGCATCCCGTGCGGAGCGCCGATCCGGCCGACACCTTCGACCTCATCGGCCGGCTGCTCGCCCGGGTGCGCCGGCACCGCCCCGCCGACGCCTTCGACGCGCTGGCCCGGCACCGGCTGCTGGAACGGCGCGCACTGCTGGAGCGGCACGCGGACCGGCGCCCGCCACCCGGCGGACCGGTCGGCTGGGTGCACGGCGACTTCCACCCGTTCAACCTGCTCTACAAGGACGGCGCCCCCGCGGCCATCGTGGACTGGGACCGGCTCGGCGTGCAGCCGCGCGCCGAGGAGGCGGTACGCGCCGCCGCGATCTTCTTCGTCCGCCCGGAGGGCACGCTGGACCTGCCGAAGGTGCGGGCGTACGCCCGCGCGTACCGGCGCGCGGCCGGCGCCACGTCCGCGGAGCTGTCGGCGGCCGTGCACCGGGTGTGGTGGGAGCGGCTGAACGACTTCTGGATGCTGCGCTGGCACTACGAGCGCGGTGACACCCGCGCCGACTGCCAGTTCCCGGCCGCCTCCGCGCTCGCGGTGTGGTGGACCCGGCAGTACGACGCGGTGTGCGAGGCGTTCACCCGGTGA
- a CDS encoding contact-dependent growth inhibition system immunity protein → MPLSPLEHDRRYGELDQVMRAYLGQPADDTPEQAGRALTAYLRHTWHSRPWALAVAERQLREYADNPPGRLRLRLGEFYAIPDVGLDQGEIQSWLRCLADHIRASIETGEVPAPAAPVTHWEWHARFPELGQFLGGWFSQDMPDEFDDHHAAVEDYRHSTDPQLVARLAGELQELLALDLDESDYALAVAELGMEVDPPAPYSPSGWLALVTGQLAAPADGN, encoded by the coding sequence GTGCCCCTGAGCCCCCTCGAACACGACCGCCGGTACGGCGAACTCGACCAGGTCATGCGCGCCTACCTGGGGCAGCCCGCCGACGACACCCCGGAGCAGGCCGGCCGGGCGCTCACCGCCTACCTTCGGCACACCTGGCACAGCCGGCCCTGGGCCCTCGCCGTCGCGGAGCGGCAGTTGCGGGAGTACGCCGACAACCCGCCCGGACGGCTTCGGCTGCGCCTCGGCGAGTTCTACGCGATTCCCGACGTCGGGCTGGACCAGGGCGAGATCCAGTCCTGGCTGCGCTGCCTCGCCGACCACATCAGGGCGAGCATCGAGACCGGCGAGGTGCCGGCGCCCGCGGCGCCCGTCACCCACTGGGAGTGGCACGCCCGGTTCCCGGAACTCGGGCAGTTCCTCGGGGGATGGTTCTCCCAGGACATGCCGGACGAGTTCGACGACCACCACGCCGCCGTCGAGGACTACCGGCACTCCACCGACCCGCAGCTCGTCGCACGCCTCGCGGGCGAGCTCCAGGAACTGCTCGCGCTGGACCTGGACGAGTCCGACTACGCCCTCGCGGTCGCGGAACTCGGCATGGAGGTCGACCCGCCGGCGCCCTACTCGCCCAGCGGCTGGCTGGCACTCGTCACCGGACAGCTCGCCGCGCCCGCGGACGGGAACTGA
- a CDS encoding dihydrolipoamide acetyltransferase family protein: protein MTTMTDASVREFKMPDVGEGLTEAEILKWYVQPGDTVTDGQVVCEVETAKAAVELPIPYDGVVRELRFPEGTTVDVGTAIIAVEVAGGAPVPAPAEPEVSAAPAEEPKAEGRQPVLVGYGVSTSSTKRRPRKGPEVTVPAPAEAVQAELNGHAPVADRSRPLAKPPVRKLAKDLGVDLATVTPSGPDGVITREDVHAAATPVAAPEPVAAPAAPAAAAPAPVVTYDGARETRIPVKGVRKATAAAMVGSAFTAPHVTEFVTVDVTRTMKLVEELKQDKEMQGRRVNPLLLIAKALLVAIKRNPDINASWDEVAQEIVVKHYVNLGIAAATPRGLIVPNIKDAHDKTLPQLADALGELVSTAREGKTSPSAMQGGTVTITNVGVFGVDTGTPILNPGESAILAIGAIKLQPWVHKGKVKPRQVTTLALSFDHRLVDGELGSKVLADVAAILEQPKRLITWA from the coding sequence GTGACGACGATGACGGACGCGTCCGTACGCGAGTTCAAGATGCCCGACGTGGGCGAGGGCCTGACCGAGGCCGAGATCCTCAAGTGGTACGTCCAGCCGGGTGACACGGTCACCGACGGCCAGGTGGTGTGCGAGGTCGAGACCGCCAAGGCGGCCGTCGAACTGCCCATCCCCTACGACGGCGTGGTCCGCGAACTGCGCTTCCCCGAGGGCACCACGGTCGACGTGGGCACCGCCATCATCGCGGTGGAGGTCGCGGGCGGCGCCCCGGTTCCGGCCCCCGCGGAGCCCGAGGTGTCTGCGGCGCCCGCCGAGGAGCCCAAGGCCGAGGGCCGCCAGCCGGTCCTGGTGGGCTACGGCGTGTCGACGTCCTCCACCAAGCGCCGCCCCCGCAAGGGCCCCGAGGTCACCGTCCCGGCCCCGGCCGAGGCCGTCCAGGCCGAGCTGAACGGCCACGCCCCCGTGGCGGACCGCTCCCGCCCGCTGGCCAAGCCCCCGGTGCGCAAGCTGGCCAAGGACCTCGGCGTCGACCTGGCCACGGTCACCCCGTCCGGCCCGGACGGCGTCATCACCCGCGAGGACGTCCACGCGGCGGCCACGCCGGTGGCCGCGCCCGAGCCGGTGGCGGCCCCCGCCGCTCCGGCCGCCGCGGCTCCCGCCCCCGTGGTGACGTACGACGGCGCCCGGGAGACCCGCATCCCCGTCAAGGGTGTGCGCAAGGCGACGGCGGCGGCGATGGTCGGTTCGGCGTTCACGGCCCCGCACGTCACGGAGTTCGTGACGGTGGACGTGACCCGCACCATGAAGCTGGTCGAGGAGCTGAAGCAGGACAAGGAGATGCAGGGCCGGCGGGTCAATCCGCTGCTGCTGATCGCCAAGGCCCTGCTGGTCGCCATCAAGCGCAACCCGGACATCAACGCGTCCTGGGACGAGGTGGCCCAGGAGATCGTGGTCAAGCACTACGTCAACCTGGGCATCGCGGCGGCCACCCCGCGCGGTCTGATCGTGCCGAACATCAAGGACGCGCACGACAAGACGCTGCCCCAACTGGCCGACGCGCTCGGCGAGCTGGTGTCCACGGCGCGCGAGGGCAAGACGTCCCCGTCGGCGATGCAGGGTGGCACGGTGACCATCACCAACGTCGGCGTCTTCGGCGTCGACACCGGTACGCCGATCCTCAACCCCGGCGAGTCGGCGATCCTCGCGATCGGCGCGATCAAGCTCCAGCCCTGGGTCCACAAGGGCAAGGTCAAGCCCCGCCAGGTCACGACCCTGGCCCTGAGCTTCGACCACCGCCTGGTCGACGGCGAGCTGGGCTCCAAGGTCCTCGCCGACGTGGCGGCGATCCTGGAACAGCCGAAGCGGCTGATCACCTGGGCGTGA
- a CDS encoding alpha-ketoacid dehydrogenase subunit beta: MAEKMAMAKAINESLRRALEADPKVLVMGEDVGKLGGVFRVTDGLQKDFGDSRVIDTPLAESGIVGTAIGLALRGYRPVVEIQFDGFVFPAYDQIVTQLAKMHARSLGKVKMPVVVRIPYGGGIGAVEHHSESPEALFAHVAGLKVVSPSNASDAYWMMQQAIQSDDPVIYFEPKRRYWDKAEVDVEAIPAPLHKAQVVREGTDLTLAAYGPMVKLCQEAAAAAAEEGKSLEVLDLRSVSPLDFDAVQASVEKTRRLVVVHEAPVFFGSGAEIAARITERCFYHLEAPVLRVGGYHAPYPPARLEEEYLPDLDRVLDAVDRSLAY, from the coding sequence ATGGCCGAGAAGATGGCGATGGCCAAGGCCATCAACGAGTCGCTGCGCCGCGCCCTGGAGGCCGACCCCAAGGTCCTGGTCATGGGCGAGGACGTCGGCAAGCTCGGCGGCGTCTTCCGGGTGACGGACGGCCTCCAGAAGGACTTCGGCGACAGCCGGGTCATCGACACCCCGCTCGCCGAGTCCGGCATCGTCGGCACCGCGATCGGCTTGGCCCTGCGCGGCTACCGGCCGGTGGTGGAGATCCAGTTCGACGGCTTCGTCTTCCCGGCCTACGACCAGATCGTCACCCAGCTCGCCAAGATGCACGCGCGCTCGCTGGGCAAGGTCAAGATGCCCGTCGTCGTGCGCATCCCCTACGGCGGCGGCATCGGCGCGGTCGAGCACCACTCGGAGTCCCCCGAGGCCCTGTTCGCGCACGTGGCCGGCCTGAAGGTCGTCAGCCCCTCGAACGCCTCGGACGCCTACTGGATGATGCAGCAGGCCATCCAGAGCGACGACCCGGTGATCTACTTCGAGCCCAAGCGCCGCTACTGGGACAAGGCCGAGGTGGACGTCGAGGCCATCCCCGCCCCGCTGCACAAGGCGCAGGTGGTCCGCGAGGGCACCGACCTGACGCTGGCGGCGTACGGCCCGATGGTGAAGCTCTGCCAGGAGGCCGCCGCCGCGGCCGCCGAGGAGGGCAAGTCGCTGGAGGTCCTGGACCTGCGCTCGGTCTCCCCCCTCGACTTCGACGCCGTCCAGGCCTCGGTGGAGAAGACCCGCCGCCTGGTCGTGGTCCACGAGGCCCCGGTGTTCTTCGGCTCCGGCGCGGAGATCGCCGCCCGGATCACCGAGCGCTGCTTCTACCACCTGGAGGCCCCGGTGCTCCGGGTCGGCGGCTACCACGCCCCGTACCCGCCGGCCCGCCTGGAGGAGGAGTACCTGCCGGACCTGGACCGCGTGCTCGACGCCGTCGACCGCTCGCTGGCGTACTGA
- the pdhA gene encoding pyruvate dehydrogenase (acetyl-transferring) E1 component subunit alpha → MTVDSSAARKRSAAGKAGTTGSKTGTAGTTSGATGAKRTTSTTTRAPRTARAGAGKSTEPALVQLLTPEGKRVKNAEYDSYVAGLTPEDLRGLYRDMVLTRRFDAEATALQRQGELGLWASLLGQEAAQIGSGRATREDDYVFPTYREHGVAWCRGVDPTNLLGMFRGVNNGGWDPNSNNFHLYTIVIGSQTLHATGYAMGVAKDGADSAVIAYFGDGASSQGDVAESFTFSAVYNAPVVFFCQNNQWAISEPTEKQTRVPLYQRAQGYGFPGVRVDGNDVLACLAVTKWALERARNGEGPTLVEAFTYRMGAHTTSDDPSRYRGDEERQAWEAKDPILRLRRYLEASNHADEGFFEELEAESEALGKRVREAVRAMPDPDHFAIFENVYADGHALVDEERAQFAAYQASFADAEGGH, encoded by the coding sequence GTGACCGTGGACAGCAGTGCCGCGCGCAAGCGCAGCGCCGCAGGCAAAGCCGGCACCACCGGCAGCAAGACCGGCACCGCCGGGACGACGTCCGGAGCCACCGGCGCCAAGCGCACCACCAGCACCACCACCCGGGCCCCGCGTACCGCGCGCGCCGGCGCCGGGAAGAGCACCGAGCCCGCTCTCGTGCAGCTTCTGACGCCGGAGGGCAAGCGGGTCAAGAACGCCGAGTACGACTCCTACGTCGCCGGCCTCACCCCCGAAGACCTGCGCGGCCTCTACCGCGACATGGTGCTCACCCGTCGTTTCGACGCCGAGGCCACCGCCCTGCAGCGCCAGGGCGAGCTGGGCCTGTGGGCCTCCCTGCTGGGCCAGGAGGCCGCCCAGATCGGCTCCGGCCGCGCCACCCGCGAGGACGACTACGTCTTCCCGACCTACCGCGAGCACGGCGTCGCCTGGTGCCGTGGGGTGGACCCGACCAACCTGCTCGGCATGTTCCGCGGCGTGAACAACGGCGGCTGGGACCCCAACAGCAACAACTTCCACCTGTACACGATCGTCATCGGCTCCCAGACGCTGCACGCCACCGGCTACGCGATGGGCGTGGCCAAGGACGGCGCCGACTCGGCGGTCATCGCCTACTTCGGCGACGGCGCCTCCAGCCAGGGCGACGTGGCCGAGTCCTTCACCTTCTCCGCGGTCTACAACGCGCCCGTGGTGTTCTTCTGCCAGAACAACCAGTGGGCGATCTCCGAGCCGACCGAGAAGCAGACCCGGGTGCCGCTCTACCAGCGCGCCCAGGGCTACGGCTTCCCGGGCGTGCGCGTGGACGGCAACGACGTGCTCGCCTGCCTGGCGGTCACCAAGTGGGCCCTGGAGCGCGCCCGCAACGGCGAGGGCCCGACCCTGGTCGAGGCGTTCACCTACCGCATGGGCGCCCACACCACCTCCGACGACCCCAGCCGCTACCGCGGCGACGAGGAGCGCCAGGCGTGGGAGGCCAAGGACCCGATCCTGCGCCTTCGCCGCTACCTGGAGGCCTCAAACCACGCGGACGAGGGATTCTTCGAGGAACTCGAGGCCGAGTCCGAGGCGTTGGGCAAGCGAGTGCGCGAAGCGGTCCGCGCCATGCCCGACCCGGACCACTTCGCCATCTTCGAGAACGTGTACGCGGACGGGCACGCGCTCGTCGACGAGGAGCGGGCCCAGTTCGCCGCCTACCAGGCGTCGTTCGCGGACGCAGAAGGGGGTCACTGA